One Neisseria sp. Marseille-Q5346 genomic region harbors:
- a CDS encoding methionine-binding protein, whose amino-acid sequence MKALALIITLLLSACVYTETPYGRTAVLDLPVHSQTTVNKTVTINAPPGTTVIYQDSEPVRNYPAYPVYPRRVYRYR is encoded by the coding sequence GCATTGGCACTGATCATCACCCTCTTGCTGAGCGCATGCGTCTATACCGAGACTCCGTATGGGCGCACCGCCGTCTTGGACCTGCCCGTCCACTCGCAAACCACTGTCAACAAAACCGTAACCATCAACGCCCCGCCCGGGACGACCGTCATCTATCAAGACAGCGAACCCGTCCGCAATTACCCGGCCTATCCCGTTTATCCCCGCCGGGTTTATCGTTATCGATAA